In Natronococcus occultus SP4, the following proteins share a genomic window:
- a CDS encoding glycosyltransferase family 4 protein codes for MRILRVAQTVYPDVKGGGAYHVHALSRDQAALGHDVTVLTIRRDPELAHVEERDGYTVVRYDPSVTLLGNEISAGVARYLKHAAGFDVVHAHSHLYFSTNLAALKRRLGDVPLAITNHGLYSQTAPERVFEWYLKTIGRWTFNRADTVFCYTDVDRRRLREFGVRTEITVAANGIDTERFTPGGPTSDLIDADGPVVLFVGRLVEGKRPQDVLDAVATAREANPELTVYFCGEGPLRDELERRAGEAVGDSVVFLGHVPYDEMPRIYRAADVLVLPSRAEGVPRTVLEAMASGTRVVCSDLEQVASVVGDHGAVVPVGDVSGFAAEIRAQLARPTRGDGGVTPNYDWRTTVSAVTETLQQLTQS; via the coding sequence TTGCGCATCCTCCGGGTCGCACAGACCGTCTATCCGGACGTCAAGGGCGGCGGCGCCTACCACGTCCACGCGCTGAGTCGCGATCAGGCGGCGCTGGGACACGACGTCACGGTGTTGACGATCCGTCGCGATCCCGAGCTGGCACACGTCGAAGAGCGCGATGGGTACACCGTCGTCCGGTACGACCCGTCGGTGACGCTGCTCGGCAACGAAATCTCAGCCGGTGTTGCACGGTACCTCAAACACGCTGCCGGGTTCGACGTCGTCCATGCCCACTCACATCTGTACTTCTCGACGAACCTGGCGGCACTGAAACGGCGGCTCGGAGACGTTCCACTCGCCATCACCAATCACGGGCTCTACTCCCAAACCGCCCCGGAACGGGTGTTCGAGTGGTATCTGAAGACGATCGGGCGGTGGACGTTCAATCGGGCGGACACCGTCTTCTGCTATACGGACGTCGATAGACGGCGGCTCCGCGAGTTCGGCGTCCGAACGGAGATCACGGTCGCCGCGAACGGCATCGATACCGAACGCTTTACCCCGGGGGGACCGACGAGCGACCTGATCGACGCGGACGGGCCAGTGGTGTTGTTCGTCGGCCGACTGGTCGAGGGGAAACGACCACAGGACGTCCTCGATGCCGTTGCGACCGCTCGTGAGGCCAACCCCGAGCTGACGGTGTACTTCTGTGGCGAGGGACCGTTGCGCGATGAACTCGAACGACGGGCAGGTGAGGCGGTCGGCGACAGCGTTGTCTTTCTCGGCCACGTGCCGTACGACGAGATGCCCCGGATCTATCGCGCGGCGGACGTCCTCGTCCTGCCGAGTCGCGCCGAGGGTGTCCCGCGGACGGTCCTCGAAGCGATGGCGTCCGGAACACGCGTCGTCTGCTCGGACCTCGAGCAGGTCGCCTCGGTCGTCGGGGATCATGGTGCCGTCGTCCCTGTCGGCGACGTCTCGGGATTCGCGGCCGAGATCCGGGCCCAGCTTGCACGCCCGACGCGCGGCGATGGCGGCGTCACACCGAACTACGACTGGCGGACGACCGTGAGTGCTGTCACGGAAACTCTTCAGCAGCTCACCCAGTCCTGA
- a CDS encoding sugar transferase: protein MLRQTGRQVGLACLVLIGLAVVGVPGVPPVATILVAGGFLVFVLPGWYRLCRRRTRSRRVLVVGDEPRLLESVLRSVPTTPVGFLSPVLSDHSGDTPLSAQSEPPSPADDESVVATDGGRSAFGRQAPDRRIERLGGLAQLERVLRTRDVDTVALAFSTADRETCFSALRTCRDHGVEVLAHESLSTRVRGDERVGDSLIRVDLEPWPWYSRAIKRAFDVVFAAVGLVVLAPLLLGIAVAIKLDSPGPVLYRQTRTSVFGEPFTLVKFRSMVTDAEADGIQLSREDAGEVDPRVTDIGHWLRKTHLDEIPQLLSILSGAMSVVGPRPERPAIDRELTADGLEWPKRWFVKPGLTGLAQINDVTGFEPETKLAYDLEYVRRRSLWFDIKLVCRQLWLVVADVTPLALQRRGTDEDSEHR, encoded by the coding sequence GTGCTCAGACAGACCGGCCGACAGGTCGGCCTCGCCTGTCTCGTGCTCATCGGCCTTGCAGTTGTGGGCGTCCCCGGTGTCCCGCCGGTGGCGACGATCCTCGTAGCTGGTGGCTTCCTCGTTTTTGTCCTGCCGGGCTGGTATCGTCTCTGTCGCCGTCGGACCCGGTCCCGTCGCGTCCTCGTCGTCGGTGACGAGCCACGGTTGCTCGAGTCGGTGCTCCGATCGGTACCCACGACACCGGTCGGGTTTCTCTCGCCGGTGCTGTCCGATCACTCCGGTGACACACCGCTTTCGGCGCAGTCGGAGCCACCGTCGCCGGCCGACGACGAATCGGTCGTCGCAACCGACGGGGGGAGGTCCGCTTTCGGTCGGCAAGCCCCGGATCGCCGTATCGAGCGCCTCGGTGGGCTCGCCCAACTAGAACGCGTTCTTCGGACCCGTGACGTCGATACTGTCGCGCTCGCGTTCTCGACGGCCGACCGCGAAACGTGTTTCAGCGCGCTCCGTACGTGCCGTGACCACGGTGTGGAGGTGCTCGCCCACGAGTCGCTGTCGACTCGGGTCCGCGGCGACGAGCGGGTCGGCGACTCGCTGATACGCGTCGATCTCGAGCCGTGGCCGTGGTACAGCCGGGCGATCAAACGGGCGTTCGACGTCGTGTTTGCAGCGGTCGGCCTCGTCGTGCTGGCACCGCTGCTCCTGGGTATCGCGGTGGCGATCAAACTCGATTCTCCGGGACCGGTCCTGTACAGGCAGACCCGAACGTCCGTGTTCGGCGAGCCGTTCACCCTCGTGAAGTTTCGAAGCATGGTTACGGACGCCGAAGCCGATGGGATCCAACTGAGCCGAGAGGACGCCGGCGAAGTCGACCCCCGGGTGACGGATATCGGCCACTGGCTCCGGAAGACCCACCTCGACGAGATTCCCCAACTGCTCTCGATCCTTTCCGGCGCGATGAGCGTCGTCGGTCCGCGGCCCGAGCGGCCCGCGATCGATCGCGAGCTCACGGCCGACGGCCTCGAGTGGCCGAAACGCTGGTTCGTCAAACCCGGGCTGACCGGACTCGCCCAGATCAACGACGTCACCGGGTTCGAACCCGAGACGAAACTCGCGTACGACCTCGAGTACGTCCGGCGGCGGTCGCTCTGGTTCGATATCAAACTCGTCTGCCGCCAGCTCTGGCTGGTCGTCGCGGATGTGACACCGCTTGCTCTACAGCGCCGGGGTACCGACGAGGACTCGGAGCACCGCTGA
- a CDS encoding O-antigen ligase family protein yields MVVHYSHSPHIEILQYILVTPLAVFTTVVILPALIDGRRQVFTMGITLITVVSSLIGIVVLWQEPSELSRYIGSPVLGIGNLRTTSIFHNPNTYGFFMMAGSLAALYTYLTRRGAVWLGALGLCLLGLFMSGGDAAFVGFVAGAVLVLSGPDYRFGFFGLLFAVVGVYIAIQLGHVTDVMEGTLMQRVDRWVASLERLAQNPLLGIGFANTASQIGEEIGPHNSYIYPLLNTGIIAGGFYLGALIYALGQGLRTWWTPWTGFVVGLTVAIFLYMGFESLFLGGLSVSSILLGLSLGLLLYSSETRHSWLGTQNR; encoded by the coding sequence TTGGTCGTCCACTACTCTCATTCCCCTCATATTGAAATTCTTCAATATATTCTTGTCACACCTCTTGCAGTTTTCACAACGGTAGTTATACTGCCTGCACTAATCGACGGGCGTCGGCAGGTATTCACCATGGGGATTACACTCATAACGGTGGTGTCCTCACTAATTGGAATTGTTGTCCTCTGGCAGGAACCGAGCGAACTGTCTCGCTATATCGGAAGTCCGGTATTAGGCATTGGTAACCTCCGAACGACATCAATTTTTCATAATCCAAACACCTATGGCTTCTTCATGATGGCGGGCAGCCTTGCGGCCTTGTACACGTATTTGACCCGTCGCGGAGCAGTATGGCTTGGGGCACTTGGTCTGTGTCTTCTTGGTCTGTTCATGAGCGGAGGTGATGCTGCATTTGTTGGCTTTGTTGCTGGTGCCGTACTCGTTCTCTCCGGCCCAGATTATCGGTTCGGATTCTTCGGACTCCTCTTCGCGGTCGTGGGTGTCTATATTGCGATTCAATTGGGACACGTTACCGATGTCATGGAAGGAACACTGATGCAGCGAGTTGACCGATGGGTGGCCTCGCTTGAGCGCCTCGCGCAAAATCCCCTGCTTGGAATCGGTTTCGCTAATACAGCCTCGCAGATCGGTGAAGAGATTGGTCCGCATAATTCCTACATCTATCCGCTACTAAACACTGGTATTATCGCTGGTGGGTTCTACCTGGGTGCACTTATCTACGCACTCGGCCAGGGACTCCGCACGTGGTGGACACCATGGACTGGATTCGTCGTTGGACTAACTGTCGCGATCTTTCTCTATATGGGATTCGAGTCACTCTTTCTGGGTGGCCTTAGCGTCTCCTCGATACTGCTGGGACTCTCTCTCGGACTGCTTCTCTACTCCTCGGAGACACGACACTCGTGGCTGGGGACACAGAACCGGTAG